The Bacteroidota bacterium genome includes a region encoding these proteins:
- a CDS encoding ribonuclease Z translates to MSFSVTVIGSNSAVPSHGRHPSAQILTINDRLYLIDCGEGTQMRFNEVGIRWMKINQIFISHLHGDHYFGLIGVISTYHLLKRTRPLDIFAPSELLNILMLQLEVGHTLLCYELNFHVLDPKEGKRIYENEDITVDTIVLKHRIDCLGFLFKEKQRDRKINRDKLTEYDIPVELIPDIKKGMDIFDEKTGERILNKDITIDPVRVRSFAYCCDTAFNTDMLDQIRGVDLLYHDCTFDEQSTQRAADTFHSTTMQAAEIAKLSEAKKLLIGHFSSKYDNLNPLLVEAKKVFENTVLAIEGKTFVIER, encoded by the coding sequence ATGTCGTTTAGTGTTACGGTTATCGGGAGTAATTCAGCTGTGCCTTCACATGGCCGGCATCCGAGTGCACAAATATTGACGATAAACGACAGGTTATATCTAATTGATTGCGGGGAAGGCACCCAAATGCGTTTTAATGAAGTTGGAATTCGTTGGATGAAGATCAACCAAATATTTATTTCGCATTTGCACGGCGACCACTATTTCGGACTTATTGGAGTTATTTCCACCTATCATTTATTAAAACGGACACGACCACTTGACATTTTTGCACCTTCCGAGTTGCTTAATATTTTAATGTTGCAGCTGGAAGTTGGTCATACCCTTTTGTGTTACGAATTAAATTTTCATGTACTTGATCCGAAGGAAGGAAAAAGAATTTATGAAAATGAAGATATTACTGTTGATACCATAGTGTTAAAACATAGAATAGATTGTCTTGGCTTTTTATTTAAAGAAAAACAACGCGACCGAAAAATAAACAGGGATAAATTAACGGAGTATGATATACCTGTTGAATTAATTCCCGATATAAAAAAGGGAATGGATATTTTTGATGAAAAAACGGGAGAAAGAATTTTAAATAAAGACATTACCATAGATCCTGTTCGCGTTCGCTCCTTTGCATATTGTTGCGATACCGCTTTTAATACAGATATGCTCGACCAAATAAGAGGTGTTGATCTTTTATATCACGATTGTACATTCGACGAACAAAGCACACAGCGCGCTGCCGATACTTTTCATTCTACCACCATGCAGGCAGCAGAAATTGCAAAACTTTCGGAAGCGAAAAAATTATTGATTGGTCATTTTTCTTCGAAGTATGATAATTTAAATCCATTATTAGTGGAAGCGAAGAAGGTATTTGAAAATACTGTGTTGGCAATTGAAGGGAAGACGTTTGTGATAGAGAGATGA
- a CDS encoding SDR family oxidoreductase, with protein MGNDLLKGKRGIIFGALDESSIAWKVAEKCHEEGAIFTLTNAPIAMRMGAIQQLAEKCNAEIIPADATLVEDLEKLIDRSTEVLGGKIDFILHSIGMSPNVRKSRAYTDLSYEFLMKTLDVSAVSFHKVLQSAYKKDAISEWGSVLGLTYIAAQRTFPSYSDMAEAKATLESIARSFGYHYGKYRKVRVNTVSQSPTWTTAGSGVKGFDAFYNYADKLSPLGNASAEACADYCIFLFSDLSKMITMQNLYHDGGFSSVGVSEEIMGMMGSKEETGSL; from the coding sequence ATGGGTAATGATCTTTTGAAAGGAAAGAGAGGAATTATTTTTGGAGCCTTGGATGAAAGTTCAATTGCGTGGAAAGTTGCTGAAAAATGTCATGAAGAAGGAGCAATTTTCACCCTTACCAATGCCCCTATCGCAATGCGCATGGGCGCAATTCAGCAATTAGCAGAAAAATGTAATGCTGAGATCATTCCGGCCGATGCAACTTTAGTGGAAGATCTGGAAAAACTGATCGACCGCTCTACAGAGGTTCTGGGTGGAAAGATCGATTTCATATTACATTCTATAGGGATGAGTCCCAATGTGCGCAAAAGCAGAGCATATACTGATCTGAGTTATGAATTTCTGATGAAGACCCTGGATGTTTCTGCCGTGAGTTTTCATAAGGTTTTACAATCTGCTTATAAAAAGGATGCTATAAGCGAATGGGGAAGCGTTTTAGGATTAACTTATATTGCTGCACAACGAACCTTTCCGAGTTATAGTGATATGGCTGAAGCGAAAGCAACCTTAGAAAGCATTGCCAGAAGTTTTGGATATCACTACGGAAAATACCGCAAGGTTCGTGTAAATACGGTTTCTCAATCGCCAACCTGGACAACTGCAGGTAGCGGAGTAAAGGGATTTGATGCTTTTTATAATTATGCCGATAAATTATCGCCTCTTGGAAATGCAAGTGCTGAGGCTTGTGCCGATTATTGCATCTTCCTTTTCAGTGACTTAAGCAAAATGATCACCATGCAGAATTTATATCACGATGGTGGGTTTAGTTCGGTTGGTGTGAGTGAGGAAATTATGGGGATGATGGGAAGTAAGGAGGAGACTGGTAGTTTGTGA
- a CDS encoding STAS domain-containing protein: MKFTVDKKERYCIFKLNQPKLDSIISADLKSELVILNQEGYRNLICDLSEVTFIDSSGLSALLIGHRLCKESKGTFVLIGCSESTMKLIKISQLDTILNVVPTESEATDFILMEEIEREIDKE; encoded by the coding sequence ATGAAGTTTACAGTAGACAAAAAAGAAAGATATTGCATTTTTAAGCTGAATCAGCCCAAATTGGACTCAATTATATCGGCAGATCTGAAGAGTGAACTGGTAATTTTGAACCAGGAAGGCTACCGAAATCTGATCTGCGACCTCAGCGAAGTAACTTTTATCGATTCTTCCGGTTTGAGTGCCCTTTTGATCGGCCACCGCTTGTGTAAAGAGAGCAAAGGCACTTTTGTACTAATAGGATGTAGTGAATCGACCATGAAATTGATCAAGATATCTCAACTTGACACCATTTTGAATGTAGTTCCAACAGAAAGTGAAGCAACGGACTTTATTTTGATGGAGGAAATTGAACGGGAAATAGACAAGGAATAA
- a CDS encoding glycosyltransferase family 2 protein: MQISVIIPLLNEEESLPELTAWIERIMQEFNYSYEVIFIDDGSRDNSWNVITLLQEKNSNIKGIKFRRNYGKSAALNEGFALAEGDVVITMDADMQDSPDEIPGLYKMIADEKYDLVSGWKKRRHDPISKTIPSKFFNWTTAQITGIKLHDFNCGLKAYKKDLVKSIEVYGEMHRYIPQIANTAGFYKIGEKIVEHRARKYGTSKFGWERFMKGFLDLTSIMFVSKFGKKPMHLFGTMGFLSFLVGGIITIWLIIDKIMKMNSGEKFRQVTDQPLFYIALVAIIVGVQLFVAGFLGELISRNSPNRNDYQVDKRVGLK, encoded by the coding sequence ATGCAGATATCCGTAATCATACCATTATTAAATGAAGAGGAAAGCCTTCCGGAATTAACCGCCTGGATAGAACGGATCATGCAGGAGTTCAATTATTCGTATGAAGTTATTTTTATAGATGATGGCAGCAGGGATAATTCATGGAATGTGATCACCTTATTACAAGAAAAAAATTCCAATATAAAAGGAATTAAATTCCGTAGAAATTATGGAAAATCGGCCGCTTTGAATGAAGGATTTGCTCTTGCAGAGGGAGATGTTGTAATTACAATGGATGCTGATATGCAGGATAGTCCTGACGAAATACCGGGCTTATATAAAATGATCGCCGATGAAAAATACGATCTTGTCAGCGGCTGGAAAAAAAGAAGGCATGATCCAATTTCGAAAACCATTCCCTCTAAATTTTTCAACTGGACAACTGCACAAATAACCGGAATAAAATTGCACGATTTTAATTGCGGATTAAAAGCATATAAAAAAGACCTGGTAAAAAGTATAGAAGTGTATGGTGAAATGCATCGCTACATTCCGCAAATTGCAAACACCGCGGGCTTTTATAAAATAGGAGAGAAGATAGTGGAACACAGGGCAAGAAAATACGGAACTTCAAAATTTGGCTGGGAACGTTTTATGAAAGGTTTTTTAGATCTAACCTCCATCATGTTTGTTTCAAAATTTGGTAAAAAACCTATGCATCTTTTTGGCACGATGGGATTTTTATCATTTTTGGTGGGAGGAATTATTACCATCTGGCTTATTATTGATAAGATCATGAAAATGAATTCAGGGGAGAAATTCCGGCAAGTAACTGATCAGCCCTTATTTTATATTGCTCTTGTTGCAATAATAGTTGGAGTACAATTATTTGTAGCCGGATTTTTGGGAGAACTTATTTCACGTAATTCACCAAACAGAAACGATTATCAGGTGGATAAAAGAGTTGGTTTAAAATGA
- a CDS encoding dihydroorotase: MHFIIQGVKIIDPTSPFNKLVKDIRIAQGLITEIGDGLSPSENEKVYNFEGKCISPGWIDMLTAFGDPGHEYKETIQTGIQAALAGGFTSVCLMPNTEPALHSKSEIEYVINKASAELANIYPYGAITKHREGKELTEIYDMHHAGAIAFTDADYAIRDAGILLRSLLYVKPFNGVIINIPNDHKIVGNANVNEGNMSVQLGMYGIPEVLEELMVIRDIKLAEYTDSKIHIGIISSATSLPHIREAKNKGIQITAGVSAYQLYFDENELFDYNTNYKVNPPLRTKHDIELLKQAVADGTIDVICSFHLPHENDVKDVEFEYAAFGMGSMEACFGAAQLMMQNRISTEELINKIAINPRNILSLEIPSIKEKNKAELTIFDEEVEWNFERSDIRSRSLNSGFIGKPMKGKALAVINKNKINIL; the protein is encoded by the coding sequence ATGCACTTCATAATTCAGGGAGTAAAGATCATCGACCCAACCTCACCTTTTAATAAGTTAGTTAAAGATATTCGTATTGCACAAGGCCTGATCACTGAAATTGGTGATGGTTTATCCCCTTCTGAAAACGAAAAGGTGTATAATTTCGAAGGTAAATGTATTTCTCCCGGGTGGATAGACATGCTCACAGCTTTTGGTGATCCGGGACATGAGTATAAAGAAACGATACAAACCGGAATTCAGGCAGCTCTTGCAGGTGGATTTACTTCCGTTTGTTTAATGCCAAATACGGAGCCCGCATTACACTCTAAATCTGAAATTGAATACGTAATAAATAAAGCTTCTGCCGAGCTTGCAAATATTTATCCTTATGGGGCGATAACAAAACATAGGGAAGGAAAAGAATTAACGGAGATATACGACATGCATCATGCAGGGGCAATTGCTTTTACCGATGCTGACTATGCAATTCGGGATGCAGGTATTCTTTTGAGAAGTTTGTTGTATGTAAAACCATTTAACGGAGTAATAATTAATATTCCGAACGATCATAAAATTGTTGGAAATGCAAATGTGAACGAAGGAAATATGAGTGTGCAATTGGGGATGTATGGAATTCCCGAAGTTTTGGAAGAACTCATGGTGATACGCGATATTAAATTAGCAGAATACACGGATTCAAAAATACATATCGGAATAATTTCTTCCGCAACTTCATTACCTCATATACGAGAAGCCAAAAATAAAGGAATACAGATTACCGCTGGCGTGAGTGCATATCAATTATATTTTGATGAAAATGAATTGTTTGATTATAACACAAATTATAAAGTAAATCCTCCTCTGCGCACAAAACATGATATAGAACTTTTAAAACAGGCAGTTGCCGATGGAACCATAGATGTAATTTGCAGTTTCCATTTACCACATGAAAATGATGTGAAGGACGTGGAATTTGAATACGCTGCATTTGGAATGGGAAGCATGGAAGCCTGTTTTGGAGCTGCTCAACTGATGATGCAAAATAGAATTTCTACGGAAGAACTTATAAATAAAATTGCGATAAATCCAAGAAATATTTTGAGTTTGGAAATTCCTTCCATTAAAGAAAAAAACAAAGCAGAACTCACCATTTTTGATGAGGAAGTGGAATGGAATTTTGAAAGATCAGATATCCGTTCGCGCTCCTTAAATTCCGGATTTATAGGAAAACCTATGAAAGGGAAAGCACTTGCAGTTATCAATAAAAACAAAATCAATATATTATAA
- a CDS encoding BatA domain-containing protein, with protein sequence MNFVYPAFLLGLIALVIPVIIHLFNFRRFKTIYFSNVKFLKDIEEETATKNKLKHLLILFSRLLALTFLVFAFAQPFIPSTNADNKTNKRAVSIYIDNSFSMESSYGDEQLIQVAKRKAEEIVNGFTVDDKFQLLTNDMEAKHQQLLSKDEMLNMIAQVKSSPEVKELNEIFKRQSDILKREDNNVSRIVYELSDFQTNSGKLENDTSVQINLVQLKSNDKRNVTIDSAWFLTPVQLLNQQSQLCIRIKNYGEEEINNAPVTLKLNDEIKSLTDVSIPVNGEITDTLSFTVNDDVWYSGELSIKDYPVTFDDILYFTFKPVSKIPVLAINGNEQNSFIQSLYGNNPLFLLNNNLVNQIGFSELDQYDLIILNELKTISGGLEQALSAQLERGCNILILPSLDMDITALNGFLQKKNAATYGSLIKSKRNVTEIDTRNFIFDGVFEKIPKNLALPYADQSFGIESFSRSSSDPILLFADKKPMFTVCQVNKGAIFLSAVPFNRTVTDLPVQGGLFVPLMYKIALNTQKGAELFSTIGESKWIDLKGIELNGDQTLKVKSATNEFIPEIRKSGNSTAINLSAYTNEAGIYNIIPGSAPATGQLLALNYDRSESDLRFYTSDVLKEMYDAPNFNIMDDIERDFTNVVAQMNEGTPLWKFCIIFVLIFLAAEIALIRLLP encoded by the coding sequence ATGAATTTTGTATATCCGGCATTTTTATTAGGACTCATTGCACTTGTTATTCCGGTTATCATTCACCTGTTTAATTTTCGCAGATTTAAAACGATATACTTTTCTAATGTAAAATTTTTAAAGGATATTGAGGAGGAAACTGCAACAAAAAATAAACTCAAACATCTTCTCATACTTTTTTCGAGATTATTGGCGCTTACATTTTTAGTTTTCGCATTTGCACAACCATTTATTCCTTCCACCAACGCAGATAATAAAACAAATAAACGAGCCGTAAGTATTTATATTGATAATTCTTTCAGTATGGAATCATCTTACGGCGATGAACAGTTGATCCAGGTGGCAAAAAGAAAAGCGGAAGAAATAGTTAATGGATTTACGGTTGATGATAAATTTCAACTCCTCACAAATGATATGGAGGCAAAACATCAACAATTGTTAAGCAAGGATGAAATGCTGAATATGATCGCACAGGTAAAATCAAGTCCGGAGGTGAAGGAGCTCAACGAAATATTTAAAAGGCAAAGTGATATTCTAAAGCGTGAGGATAATAATGTTTCCAGGATCGTTTACGAATTGAGCGACTTTCAAACCAATTCGGGCAAATTGGAAAATGATACTTCTGTTCAGATAAATTTGGTGCAATTAAAAAGTAATGATAAACGCAATGTAACTATAGACTCTGCCTGGTTTTTAACTCCTGTGCAGCTTTTAAATCAACAATCGCAATTATGTATCAGAATAAAAAATTATGGTGAGGAAGAAATAAATAATGCCCCGGTAACATTAAAATTAAATGATGAAATTAAATCACTCACCGACGTTTCCATTCCGGTAAATGGAGAAATTACAGATACCCTGAGCTTTACAGTAAATGATGATGTCTGGTATTCTGGTGAATTAAGTATTAAAGACTACCCCGTAACTTTTGACGATATTTTATATTTTACTTTTAAACCAGTGAGTAAAATTCCGGTTTTAGCTATAAATGGAAATGAACAAAATTCTTTTATTCAATCATTGTATGGAAATAATCCATTATTTCTTTTAAATAATAATTTAGTAAATCAAATTGGGTTTAGTGAGTTGGACCAATATGATCTGATTATATTAAATGAATTAAAAACTATTTCCGGCGGATTGGAACAGGCATTATCCGCACAACTGGAACGCGGCTGTAATATTTTGATATTGCCGTCATTGGATATGGATATCACTGCATTAAATGGCTTTTTGCAGAAAAAGAATGCTGCAACGTATGGCTCACTTATTAAAAGCAAAAGAAATGTAACAGAGATAGATACACGCAATTTTATTTTCGATGGTGTTTTTGAAAAGATCCCGAAAAATCTTGCATTGCCCTATGCTGATCAAAGTTTTGGAATTGAATCTTTTTCCCGCAGCAGTTCTGATCCTATATTATTATTTGCAGATAAGAAACCCATGTTCACTGTTTGCCAGGTAAATAAAGGCGCAATATTTTTAAGTGCTGTTCCCTTTAACAGAACTGTAACTGATCTTCCCGTTCAGGGCGGATTATTTGTCCCATTGATGTATAAGATCGCACTTAATACCCAAAAAGGTGCGGAACTCTTCTCTACGATCGGTGAATCCAAATGGATAGATCTAAAAGGCATTGAACTGAATGGAGATCAAACTTTAAAAGTGAAAAGTGCTACCAACGAATTTATTCCTGAAATAAGGAAATCGGGTAATTCCACTGCCATAAACCTCAGTGCGTATACTAATGAAGCAGGCATTTACAATATTATTCCCGGGTCAGCTCCGGCAACAGGACAATTGCTCGCACTCAATTACGACCGGAGTGAGTCGGATCTGCGGTTTTATACCTCCGATGTTTTAAAGGAAATGTATGATGCGCCTAATTTTAATATTATGGATGATATTGAGCGAGATTTCACCAATGTGGTTGCCCAAATGAATGAAGGAACTCCCTTGTGGAAATTTTGTATTATATTTGTACTCATATTCCTAGCAGCAGAAATAGCATTAATACGTTTGCTGCCGTAG
- a CDS encoding DUF4199 domain-containing protein, protein MEVQAGETQVVRSSRKPIIVRNALIFVLLLMGIMLGTHFSGDSISITTTQIALVEYVLLLFAVLFTQLEVRSKIFDGIMPFNRAFSTGVIFVLIVMAIFSVFTLMFYMFIAPEILSEMITIAENSLKSQGYSGEDLEDRMTFTRRIFTPFGMFLISVIGYLFFGLIMSLIASIFTQRTN, encoded by the coding sequence ATGGAAGTGCAGGCAGGAGAAACTCAGGTTGTTAGAAGTTCACGCAAACCCATTATTGTGCGCAATGCACTGATATTTGTTTTGTTGTTGATGGGTATAATGTTAGGGACACATTTTTCAGGGGATTCGATTTCCATCACTACTACACAAATTGCTTTGGTAGAATACGTATTATTGCTTTTTGCGGTATTATTTACTCAACTTGAAGTGCGTTCCAAAATATTCGATGGTATAATGCCATTTAATCGCGCGTTCAGTACTGGGGTTATTTTTGTATTAATTGTAATGGCTATTTTTTCAGTTTTTACATTAATGTTTTATATGTTCATCGCACCTGAAATATTAAGTGAGATGATAACTATTGCAGAAAATTCACTTAAAAGTCAGGGGTATTCCGGTGAGGATCTGGAGGATAGAATGACCTTCACGAGGAGAATTTTTACTCCCTTCGGAATGTTTCTTATTTCGGTGATAGGATATTTGTTTTTTGGATTGATTATGTCATTAATAGCTTCTATTTTCACACAACGCACTAATTAA
- a CDS encoding ATP-dependent Clp protease ATP-binding subunit: MDAKFSPKVKEVISYSREEALRLGHDHIGTEHLLLGLIRDGDGLAIKVLLSLEVDIAVLRKTVEDAIKDKSARMPFNSGSLPLTKQAEKVLKITVLEAKVLKSETIGTEHLMLSILKNKDNIATQILGQFDVDYDVFRQELDYVRQDLQGQKDIPPTNQQEDDGFEEEEKGERGFNVPRKPGAAKSKTPVLDNFGRDVTRAAEEGRLDPIVGRQEEIERVSQILSRRKKNNPILIGEPGVGKTAIVEGLALRIIQRKVSRVLFDKRIIMLDLAALVAGTKYRGQFEERMKAIMNELEKNRDVILFIDEIHTIVGAGGATGSLDASNIFKPALARGELQCIGASTLDEYRQYIEKDGALDRRFQKVLIDPPSPEETVEILGNIKSKYEEFHNVVYSDEAINACVSLSTRYITDRFLPDKAIDVLDEVGARVHLKNIHVPEDIVSLEAQIEAIKEEKNKVVKSQRYEEAAKLRDTEKRLLEDLEKAKHSWEELVKSERYPVTEDDIAEVVAMMTGIPTKRIAQSEGTKLVGMADEMRKGVIGQDEAISKITKAIQRNRVGLKDPKKPIGSFIFLGPTGVGKTELAKVLSEYLFDAKDSLVRIDMSEYMEKFSVSRLIGAPPGYVGYEEGGQLTEKVRRKPYSVILLDEIEKAHPDIFNILLQVLDDGILTDGLGRKVDFKNTLIIMTSNIGARQLKDFGAGVGFNTSARQVNAEENTKGVIETSLKRTFSPEFLNRIDDVVIFNALSKEDIFKIIDITLRDVKSRLELLNYKLQLDDSAKDFLSEKGYDPQFGARPLHRAIQKYLEDPLAETILSGKVKAGDTLVVEYDKVKNELVINPEKEKKKKEKKEEKEV, translated from the coding sequence ATGGACGCAAAATTTTCTCCTAAAGTAAAGGAAGTAATTTCTTACAGCCGCGAAGAAGCCCTCAGGCTGGGCCACGATCATATCGGAACAGAACATCTGTTACTCGGTTTGATTAGAGATGGTGATGGGTTGGCAATTAAGGTTCTGTTGAGCCTGGAAGTGGATATAGCCGTGCTGCGCAAGACTGTGGAGGATGCTATAAAGGATAAAAGTGCCCGAATGCCATTTAATTCCGGGTCGCTTCCACTCACGAAACAAGCGGAAAAAGTGCTGAAGATCACGGTTCTTGAGGCAAAAGTGCTAAAAAGTGAAACTATTGGCACAGAACACCTCATGTTATCTATTCTGAAAAACAAAGACAATATCGCAACGCAGATTTTAGGACAATTTGACGTGGATTACGACGTTTTCCGCCAAGAATTGGATTATGTTCGTCAGGACCTGCAAGGGCAAAAAGATATTCCGCCAACAAATCAACAGGAAGATGATGGTTTTGAGGAGGAGGAAAAAGGAGAACGCGGATTTAATGTTCCACGTAAACCGGGTGCCGCAAAATCCAAAACTCCGGTTCTGGATAATTTCGGAAGAGATGTTACACGTGCCGCAGAAGAAGGTCGTCTTGACCCAATTGTTGGTCGTCAGGAGGAAATTGAACGTGTTTCTCAAATATTATCACGCAGGAAAAAGAATAATCCTATTTTGATTGGTGAACCCGGCGTTGGTAAAACTGCAATTGTGGAAGGATTGGCACTGAGAATTATTCAGCGAAAAGTATCCAGAGTTTTATTCGATAAACGTATCATAATGCTTGATCTTGCAGCTTTGGTTGCAGGCACAAAATATCGCGGACAATTTGAAGAACGCATGAAAGCGATCATGAACGAATTGGAAAAAAATCGCGATGTGATCTTATTTATCGATGAAATTCATACAATAGTTGGTGCCGGTGGTGCAACAGGATCGCTCGATGCTTCCAATATATTTAAACCGGCTCTTGCCCGCGGCGAATTACAATGTATTGGTGCCTCAACTTTGGATGAGTATCGTCAGTATATTGAAAAAGACGGAGCACTCGACAGAAGGTTCCAGAAAGTATTGATAGATCCGCCAAGTCCGGAAGAGACAGTGGAAATTTTAGGAAATATAAAATCGAAGTACGAAGAATTCCACAATGTTGTTTATTCTGATGAAGCAATTAATGCTTGTGTTTCTTTAAGCACTAGATATATTACAGATCGTTTTTTACCGGATAAAGCAATTGATGTTTTGGATGAAGTTGGTGCACGTGTACATTTAAAAAATATTCACGTTCCGGAAGATATCGTTAGTCTGGAAGCACAAATTGAAGCCATTAAAGAAGAAAAAAATAAGGTGGTAAAAAGTCAGCGTTATGAGGAAGCCGCAAAATTGCGCGATACCGAAAAACGTTTACTGGAAGATCTTGAAAAAGCAAAACATAGTTGGGAAGAATTAGTTAAATCGGAACGTTATCCTGTTACGGAAGATGATATTGCAGAAGTGGTTGCGATGATGACCGGAATTCCAACAAAAAGAATTGCACAAAGCGAGGGCACCAAGTTAGTTGGAATGGCAGACGAAATGCGCAAAGGTGTTATCGGACAGGATGAAGCAATTTCAAAAATTACAAAAGCAATTCAGAGAAACAGAGTAGGATTAAAAGATCCGAAAAAACCAATAGGTTCATTTATTTTCTTAGGACCAACGGGAGTTGGTAAAACGGAATTGGCAAAAGTGTTGAGCGAATATTTATTTGATGCTAAAGATTCTTTGGTGAGAATTGATATGAGCGAATACATGGAAAAATTCAGTGTGAGTCGCTTAATTGGTGCTCCGCCGGGATATGTTGGATATGAGGAAGGCGGACAATTAACAGAAAAAGTTCGTCGTAAACCTTACTCTGTAATTCTGTTGGATGAAATTGAAAAAGCCCATCCGGATATTTTTAATATTTTATTACAAGTATTGGATGATGGTATTTTAACTGATGGTTTAGGTAGAAAAGTGGATTTTAAAAATACACTTATTATCATGACCTCCAATATTGGTGCGCGACAATTAAAGGATTTCGGTGCAGGTGTTGGATTTAATACTTCAGCCCGTCAGGTAAATGCAGAAGAAAATACGAAGGGAGTAATTGAAACTTCTTTAAAAAGAACTTTCTCTCCCGAATTTTTAAATCGTATTGATGATGTTGTGATATTTAATGCATTAAGTAAAGAAGATATATTTAAAATCATTGATATCACTTTACGCGATGTAAAATCCAGATTGGAATTATTGAATTATAAATTACAACTGGATGATAGTGCAAAAGATTTTTTAAGTGAAAAAGGATATGATCCACAATTTGGAGCAAGACCTTTACACCGCGCTATTCAAAAATATCTCGAAGATCCGCTTGCAGAAACCATCCTTTCCGGAAAAGTTAAAGCTGGTGATACTTTAGTTGTTGAATATGATAAAGTAAAAAATGAATTAGTGATAAATCCTGAAAAAGAGAAAAAGAAAAAAGAGAAGAAAGAAGAGAAGGAAGTTTAA